The following nucleotide sequence is from Bradyrhizobium roseum.
AGGCGACGCGTGCCGTACCGCTGCTCTGCACCGAGAAAAGCACGACGAGAATGAAGATCGTCAGCGGGACCACATAGGGTCCGAACGCCGGCGTGACGAGTTTGAGGCCTTCGACCGCCGACAATACCGAAATCGCCGGCGTGATCATGGAATCGCCGATGAACATCGAGGCGCCGACGACCCCGAGCGCCAGCAACAGCCAGCTTCGGCGGCCCAGCGCCCGCTGCCCCAGCGCCATCAGCGAAAGCGTGCCGCCCTCGCCGTTGTTGTCGGCGCGCAACAGCAGCAGCACATATTTGGCGGTGACGACGATGAAAAGCGACCACAGGATCAGCGAGAGCACGCCAAGCACGATGATGCGGGATACCGGCTGGCCCTCGGCGGCGTGCGAGGCCGCCTCGCGAAACGCGTACAGCGGCGACGTGCCGATATCGCCGAATACGACGCCGATGCTGCCGAGTGTCAGGGCCCATACGCCCGAGGTCGCCTGCCCCTCATGGGCTTCGGTGGATGTAGCGCTGACAGTCATGATGGAAGGGAACGTTCCCGTCGTTGATTTGATCCGCGCGGCTATCGACGCTTCCGCGCTGCCTGTCAATCATCCGACAAGCATATCATCTCGCGCGATGCGAGGTTGACGCAAAGCAAATCGATCTAACGGTATTATAGTAGTTGTCGTCGCCTCACGGCTTCAGATTGGGCGGAAGCGGTGGATTTTCGCGCATCAATGTGATGGTAACGCGACGATTTGCCGGCAATGTCGGATCGTCGGGAAACAATGGCTGGCTGTCGGCTCGGCCACCCACGGCAAAAATGTGGGACGGGGGCAGCCCCTCGCGTTCGAGGATCTGGCGCACGGCGTTGGCGCGGTCGGCCGACAGATCGAATGCGCTATATTCGCTGCGCGCCGGCACGAAGCCGGCCGAGGTATGGCCGACAATGTTGATGCGCAGCGGGGTTGCCTTGAGCGGCACGGCCAGCTTCTGAATCAGCCGGCGGGTACGGTCGTACGGGACCTTGGAGCCGTCGGCGAACATCGAGCGGCCATCCTGGTCGACGATTTCGAGATTGAGGCCCTCTTTGGTTTCCTCGAACATGATGTGCTTGGACATTTCGGTCAGTTCCGGCATGTCCTGCAGCGCCTGGCGCAGGGAGGCCGAAGCGAGCGCGAACTCCCGATCGACCTTGAGTTTGGCGCCGGATTCGCGCTGACGGTCCTTCTCGTCGGGCGTCGGGGTATTGGAGGATTCCTCGGGCGAAATATGATCGACATTCTTCAGCTTCGGCCGCGTCGGCAGGCCGTCGGCCTCCACGATTCCCGAATACCGTGACTCCGTCTGCACGCCGAACGCGTCGCGCATCGAACCGGCGACGATCTTCAGCTTGGCCGAATCCTGCGTGGAGAAAGCGACCAGCATCACGAAATACGACAGCAGCAGCGCCATCAGATCGGCAAAGGTCACGAACCAGCCATGACCGCCATGCGCCTCTTCGCGTTTTTTCTTGGCCATGCTCTATTTCCTGCGCCTGGATGCCGTGAGCCGATCAGGCCGGAACCAGTTCGCCGTCGTCGTGGCGATGTTTTTCGGGCAGGTAGGCCAGCAGCATTTCGCGCACCAGCGCCGGGCTCTTGGAGTCGCGGATCATCAGGATGCCGTCGATGATCAACGTGCGGTTGGTTTCCTCGTCGAGGAGCTTGCCGTGCAGCT
It contains:
- a CDS encoding OmpA/MotB family protein, giving the protein MAKKKREEAHGGHGWFVTFADLMALLLSYFVMLVAFSTQDSAKLKIVAGSMRDAFGVQTESRYSGIVEADGLPTRPKLKNVDHISPEESSNTPTPDEKDRQRESGAKLKVDREFALASASLRQALQDMPELTEMSKHIMFEETKEGLNLEIVDQDGRSMFADGSKVPYDRTRRLIQKLAVPLKATPLRINIVGHTSAGFVPARSEYSAFDLSADRANAVRQILEREGLPPSHIFAVGGRADSQPLFPDDPTLPANRRVTITLMRENPPLPPNLKP